The Ancylothrix sp. D3o genome window below encodes:
- a CDS encoding cistern family PEP-CTERM protein, with translation MFRSSLQLTLASAVLATAGIWALAASTPASAFNFNGSRVRVDATDVGQTFKATFDGKVGENQVQGLSSEATFKFLGLTTLADTTEANFEITMLNNSSGNILSRTTALGFNLTDWQGNKLDLVGVGNAGGNPSGTTRSQGQIFRRDFSGQMPNVGAVDVCFTDANACNANTANGVDNDSRTRLSNQATFTATVAFTGAVKQFALSNFGVRYENINGEGYVGASGAGEFKIPTQQKQAIPEPATVGAVLLVGMLMLSRRRFQPNSSAP, from the coding sequence ATGTTTAGGTCATCCTTACAACTCACCCTTGCTTCTGCTGTACTCGCAACAGCGGGAATTTGGGCCTTGGCTGCTTCTACCCCCGCGTCAGCCTTTAACTTTAACGGCAGTCGCGTTCGAGTGGATGCTACCGACGTCGGTCAGACGTTTAAAGCAACGTTTGACGGCAAAGTAGGGGAAAACCAAGTTCAAGGTCTTTCTTCGGAAGCAACCTTTAAGTTTCTGGGTTTGACAACCTTGGCTGACACAACTGAGGCAAACTTTGAAATCACCATGCTTAACAATTCCAGCGGTAACATTTTATCAAGAACGACCGCCCTGGGATTTAATCTGACAGATTGGCAAGGCAATAAACTTGACTTGGTTGGAGTTGGCAACGCTGGTGGCAACCCCAGCGGCACTACTCGTTCTCAAGGGCAAATTTTTAGAAGAGACTTCAGCGGCCAAATGCCTAATGTTGGCGCTGTCGATGTTTGTTTTACTGATGCCAATGCCTGTAATGCTAACACCGCTAATGGCGTAGATAATGATTCCAGAACCAGGCTAAGTAACCAAGCAACTTTTACAGCAACAGTGGCTTTTACGGGTGCGGTTAAGCAGTTTGCTTTGAGTAATTTTGGTGTTCGCTACGAAAATATTAATGGCGAAGGTTATGTGGGTGCAAGCGGGGCCGGAGAGTTTAAAATTCCAACTCAACAAAAACAGGCAATTCCTGAACCGGCCACAGTGGGGGCAGTTTTACTGGTGGGTATGCTTATGCTCAGTCGTCGCCGGTTTCAACCCAACTCATCGGCCCCTTAA
- a CDS encoding DUF561 domain-containing protein — MTIPTTLQRALEAGNALKIISGLTNFDANRVASVVRAAELGGATFVDIAADPNLVKLAKSLTNLPVCVSAVDPQKFVEAVEAGADLIEIGNYDAFYAEGRRFEAAEVLQITRETRALLPEITLSVTVPHILALDEQVKLAEELVKAGADIIQTEGGTSSNPKAAGSLGLIEKAAPTLAAAYEISRAVSVPVLCASGISSVTAPLAIAAGAAGVGVGSAINRLDSEIAMIAAVRSIVEALSTVSASVANV; from the coding sequence ATGACCATCCCTACAACTCTCCAACGTGCCCTCGAAGCCGGCAACGCCCTCAAAATTATCAGCGGTTTGACAAATTTTGATGCCAACCGCGTCGCCTCTGTTGTTCGCGCTGCTGAACTTGGCGGTGCAACTTTTGTCGATATCGCCGCTGATCCCAATTTGGTGAAATTAGCCAAAAGCTTGACAAATTTACCAGTTTGTGTATCTGCCGTTGACCCACAGAAATTTGTCGAAGCTGTAGAGGCCGGTGCAGACTTGATCGAAATCGGGAACTATGACGCCTTTTACGCCGAAGGACGCCGGTTTGAAGCCGCAGAAGTCTTGCAAATCACCCGCGAAACCCGCGCCTTGTTGCCAGAAATCACTTTATCCGTGACCGTTCCCCACATTTTGGCCCTCGATGAACAAGTGAAACTGGCCGAAGAATTGGTCAAGGCCGGTGCAGACATCATCCAAACCGAAGGCGGCACCAGCAGCAACCCCAAAGCCGCCGGCAGCCTTGGTTTAATCGAAAAAGCCGCACCCACCCTCGCCGCCGCCTATGAAATTTCTCGTGCTGTGAGTGTGCCGGTTTTGTGCGCTTCTGGCATTTCCAGTGTCACCGCTCCTCTGGCCATTGCTGCCGGTGCTGCCGGTGTTGGCGTCGGTTCTGCCATCAACCGTCTTGACAGCGAAATTGCAATGATTGCAGCCGTTCGCAGTATTGTTGAAGCGCTTTCTACAGTTAGCGCCTCTGTTGCCAATGTTTAA
- a CDS encoding Gfo/Idh/MocA family protein, translated as MTNTIGVAIVGTGFGQKVHLPAFQEHPRTQVLAIYNRNLEKAKTIAATNNIPHACDSIEAIVNLPEVNAVSISTPPFLHYEMAKKVIEAGKHLLLEKPTTLTANEARELYKRAKAKGVIAAMDFEFRFVPQWLHFAELLSQGYVGKKRLIKIDWMVSSRADESRSWNWYAQKEKGGGVLGATGSHAFDYIRWLFGPVGRLCALLSTAIPARPDPNEGGKLKPVDADDTCTLMVELADGTPCQVCLSSVTYQGRGHWIEVYGDKGTLVLGSDNQQDYVHGFRVWGSQKGQALAEIKTPENLEFPCVFPDGRIAPIIRVIEQWVNAIDEGKQPVSGLYEGVYSQLLMDLTQESHATGTWVKVPDFEDFIKGR; from the coding sequence ATGACCAATACAATAGGCGTCGCAATTGTTGGCACCGGCTTCGGTCAAAAAGTCCACCTGCCGGCTTTTCAAGAACATCCCCGCACCCAAGTTCTAGCAATTTATAACCGCAATTTAGAAAAAGCAAAAACTATCGCAGCCACGAATAACATCCCCCACGCCTGCGATAGCATTGAAGCAATTGTTAATTTGCCAGAAGTTAACGCCGTTAGCATTTCCACACCGCCATTTTTGCATTATGAAATGGCGAAAAAAGTCATCGAAGCCGGCAAACATTTACTCCTAGAAAAACCCACAACTTTAACAGCCAATGAAGCACGGGAACTCTACAAAAGAGCCAAAGCTAAAGGCGTAATTGCTGCAATGGATTTTGAGTTTCGATTTGTACCGCAATGGCTACATTTTGCTGAGTTATTATCACAGGGATATGTAGGCAAAAAACGGTTAATTAAAATTGATTGGATGGTGTCAAGTCGAGCAGATGAAAGCCGGTCTTGGAATTGGTATGCTCAAAAAGAAAAAGGCGGTGGAGTTTTAGGCGCCACAGGTTCTCATGCTTTTGATTATATCCGCTGGTTATTTGGGCCGGTGGGCCGGCTTTGTGCATTATTAAGTACAGCAATTCCTGCCCGTCCAGATCCAAATGAGGGAGGAAAATTAAAGCCGGTGGATGCAGATGATACTTGCACTTTGATGGTGGAATTAGCAGATGGTACACCTTGTCAAGTGTGTTTAAGTTCAGTTACATATCAAGGAAGAGGACATTGGATAGAAGTTTATGGAGATAAAGGAACCCTGGTTTTAGGAAGTGATAATCAGCAAGATTATGTACATGGGTTTCGGGTTTGGGGTTCTCAGAAAGGTCAAGCTTTAGCCGAAATAAAAACTCCCGAAAATTTAGAATTTCCCTGTGTTTTTCCAGATGGCAGAATTGCCCCAATTATCCGAGTAATTGAGCAATGGGTAAATGCAATAGATGAAGGAAAACAGCCGGTTTCGGGGTTATATGAGGGCGTTTA
- a CDS encoding DUF3352 domain-containing protein gives MPEQKRPLIIAAATAALLAGTVAAYLYIKQNLDKQTTPLESANLVPQEALMAGFISTDNQTWAKLQQFGTPQAQQIAAGILQNLQTQILTDSNINFEKDIKPWMGGIMFALMPQPTQTTEPNLLLIIGIKNKVAALNFANRLKTQNQATLQEKQHQNITYTNITEKAGSTYNTAVVGEHLLIAFQEKTLLSAIDTFKGKPSFAKNTTAAPLLAKGAGLANPIAQFYLTDYSQLIKQYYLNQPDAPKVSPLALKQLEQVKAVVGGIGSDSEGLRFKANALFNPQTVKNEFKPSPGKIINQFPPQTFAVITGSGLNKYWSDLVQESQTTPEIKESLDGLRESLKNTVNLDADKEVFNWIDGEFAFGFIASNQGILSQFGFGSALILETSNRQAAEASLNKLQTILRQNVPFLSSSQRKLNGQEITEWTIPQGTVLTQGWLNDKSVFLTLGPLADTLMSGGNSLQTSQTFKTTTGTLPKPNQGYFYMDMEKTSTVVNNLTQTAGAPLPPETSAILNSLKGIGATANWPDKTTSQVEILFSLKKKS, from the coding sequence ATGCCCGAACAAAAAAGACCCCTAATCATCGCCGCCGCAACCGCCGCACTTCTAGCCGGCACAGTAGCAGCCTACCTGTACATCAAACAAAACCTAGACAAACAAACAACCCCCTTAGAAAGCGCCAACCTAGTGCCCCAAGAAGCCCTAATGGCCGGCTTCATTAGCACCGACAACCAAACCTGGGCAAAACTACAACAATTTGGCACACCACAAGCCCAACAAATAGCCGCCGGCATCCTACAAAACCTCCAAACCCAAATCTTAACCGACAGTAACATTAACTTTGAAAAAGACATCAAACCTTGGATGGGAGGAATAATGTTTGCCCTCATGCCCCAACCAACCCAAACCACAGAACCAAACTTATTACTTATAATTGGCATTAAAAATAAAGTAGCCGCCCTAAACTTTGCCAACCGGCTAAAAACACAAAACCAAGCCACCCTCCAAGAAAAACAACATCAAAACATCACCTACACAAATATCACAGAAAAAGCCGGTAGCACTTACAATACCGCCGTTGTTGGCGAACATTTACTAATAGCATTTCAAGAAAAAACCCTCCTCAGCGCCATCGACACCTTCAAAGGAAAACCCTCCTTTGCCAAGAACACAACAGCCGCCCCACTATTAGCAAAAGGTGCCGGTTTAGCAAACCCCATAGCCCAATTTTACCTAACCGACTATAGCCAATTAATCAAACAATATTATCTCAACCAACCCGACGCCCCCAAAGTTTCCCCCCTAGCCCTCAAACAACTCGAACAAGTAAAAGCAGTTGTAGGCGGAATTGGCAGCGACTCAGAAGGCTTACGTTTCAAAGCCAACGCCCTCTTTAACCCCCAAACCGTCAAAAACGAATTTAAGCCCAGCCCCGGAAAAATCATCAACCAATTTCCCCCCCAAACCTTCGCCGTAATTACAGGTTCAGGGCTTAATAAATATTGGAGTGACCTCGTGCAAGAATCTCAAACCACTCCCGAAATTAAAGAATCTTTAGATGGCCTAAGAGAAAGCTTAAAAAATACTGTAAACCTCGATGCCGACAAAGAAGTTTTTAACTGGATAGATGGAGAATTTGCCTTTGGTTTTATTGCCTCAAACCAAGGAATATTATCACAATTTGGCTTTGGCAGTGCCTTAATTTTAGAAACCAGTAACCGCCAAGCTGCCGAAGCCAGTCTCAACAAATTGCAAACAATTCTGCGGCAAAACGTCCCCTTTCTTAGCAGCAGTCAAAGAAAACTCAACGGCCAAGAAATTACCGAATGGACAATCCCTCAAGGCACAGTTTTAACTCAAGGTTGGTTAAATGATAAATCAGTATTTCTCACCCTTGGCCCCTTAGCAGATACCTTGATGTCTGGCGGTAATTCTCTACAAACAAGCCAAACCTTTAAAACCACCACCGGCACTCTACCCAAACCCAATCAAGGATACTTTTACATGGACATGGAAAAAACTTCAACAGTCGTAAATAACCTCACCCAAACCGCCGGCGCCCCCCTTCCGCCAGAAACAAGCGCTATCTTAAACTCCCTCAAAGGAATTGGCGCCACCGCTAACTGGCCAGACAAAACAACATCTCAGGTAGAAATTTTATTTTCTCTCAAGAAAAAGTCCTAA
- the hflX gene encoding GTPase HflX — METIYGNLQGLKASQLKQLERLYHQRLPGDQITTTEFAQRLAAISTEIDEPVCIYINRRGQVIRVGVGTPRQTQIPPLELPRYGAGRLSGIRCIATHLKSEPPGEAALTSMALQRLDALVWLTLTGAGFERRGGGATGYIKETYLAHLIPLSDEAENGAADNAIKNTFVSAEQSLESIANQDFLELVDSLEAEFEREFVAQQVSADQDRVLLVGVMTDHTSRQQFEDGLAEVARLVDTAGGIVLQTMQQRRSHPHPQTVVGEGKVQEIALAAQTVGANLIVFDRDLSPAQVRNLETQIGIRVVDRTEVILDIFAQRAGSGAGKLQVELAQLEYMLPRLTGRGQAMSRLGGGIGTRGPGETKLETERRAIAKRIARLQEEVNQLQAHRSRLRNRRQHQEVASIAIVGYTNAGKSTLLNALTNSAVYTADQLFATLDPTSRRLTIPDANTGEPHSIVLTDTVGFIHELPPALVDAFRATLEEVTEADALLHLVDLSHPAWQSQIRSVMTILSEMPLAPGPALVAFNKIDQVDGETLAVAREEFPNAVFISASNALGLETLRLRLGQLIHFAVSGG; from the coding sequence ATCGAAACTATCTACGGAAACTTACAAGGACTCAAAGCCAGCCAACTCAAACAACTAGAACGCCTCTATCACCAGCGCCTCCCAGGAGATCAAATTACAACAACCGAATTTGCCCAAAGACTCGCCGCCATCAGCACAGAAATTGACGAGCCGGTTTGTATTTACATTAACCGGCGCGGACAAGTGATCCGCGTTGGCGTTGGTACACCCCGTCAAACCCAAATTCCCCCTCTGGAGTTACCCCGTTATGGTGCAGGCCGGCTAAGCGGCATTCGCTGTATTGCCACCCACCTGAAATCAGAACCTCCCGGCGAAGCTGCTCTCACTTCAATGGCGCTACAGAGACTCGATGCCTTAGTATGGCTGACACTCACTGGGGCCGGTTTTGAAAGACGCGGCGGTGGCGCCACCGGCTACATTAAAGAAACCTATCTTGCCCATCTAATCCCTCTCTCAGACGAGGCCGAAAATGGCGCTGCTGATAATGCAATTAAAAATACATTTGTTTCAGCAGAACAAAGTTTAGAGAGCATTGCCAATCAAGATTTTTTAGAATTAGTCGATTCCTTAGAAGCAGAATTTGAGCGCGAATTTGTTGCTCAACAAGTCAGCGCCGATCAAGACCGTGTTTTGTTAGTAGGAGTAATGACTGACCATACAAGTCGTCAACAATTTGAGGATGGTTTAGCAGAGGTGGCGAGGTTAGTTGATACCGCCGGTGGAATTGTTTTACAAACCATGCAGCAGCGCCGATCACATCCTCATCCTCAAACCGTTGTCGGCGAAGGAAAAGTCCAAGAAATTGCCCTGGCGGCGCAAACAGTTGGCGCGAATTTAATTGTTTTTGACCGCGATTTATCACCGGCCCAAGTCCGCAATTTAGAAACCCAAATTGGCATTCGAGTTGTAGACCGGACTGAGGTAATTTTAGATATTTTTGCTCAACGCGCCGGCAGTGGGGCTGGGAAATTACAAGTTGAATTAGCCCAACTTGAATATATGTTGCCCAGGCTCACCGGCAGAGGTCAAGCCATGTCTCGTCTCGGTGGCGGTATTGGTACCAGAGGGCCGGGGGAAACAAAACTAGAAACAGAACGCCGTGCTATTGCTAAACGCATTGCTCGTCTGCAAGAAGAAGTTAATCAGTTACAGGCCCACCGGTCGCGTCTTCGCAACCGCCGGCAACATCAAGAAGTGGCTTCCATTGCTATTGTCGGTTATACAAACGCCGGCAAATCAACGCTGTTAAATGCTCTCACTAATTCTGCGGTTTATACAGCAGATCAATTGTTTGCCACCCTTGACCCCACCAGCCGCCGGTTGACCATTCCTGATGCAAACACCGGCGAACCTCACTCAATTGTATTAACAGATACAGTCGGATTTATTCACGAATTACCCCCTGCTTTAGTAGATGCTTTTCGGGCAACTTTAGAAGAAGTCACAGAAGCAGATGCTCTACTACATTTGGTAGATTTATCCCACCCCGCTTGGCAAAGTCAAATTCGTTCAGTAATGACAATTTTGTCAGAAATGCCCCTGGCTCCAGGGCCGGCTTTGGTGGCATTTAATAAAATTGATCAAGTAGACGGAGAAACTTTAGCGGTAGCACGCGAAGAATTTCCCAATGCTGTGTTTATTTCTGCCTCTAACGCCCTTGGATTGGAAACTTTACGCCTGCGTTTAGGTCAGTTGATCCACTTCGCCGTCTCCGGTGGCTAA
- a CDS encoding M1 family metallopeptidase codes for MLQSYFDVESNGHKSFELPGARPHYNPDRPGQVEHIFLDLILNIPEKSFEGVCSIRLKPVRSGIDFLTLDAVNLQINSVKLAGDEQQFDYDGEKLEIKLSSSTVAGDSITLDIVYGVENPQRGLYFVGPTKHYPDKPVQVWTQGEDEDSRFWFPCFDYPGQLATSEIRVRVPKQFLAISNGELISCEEAGADKIYHWLQKEVHPTYLMTLAVGDFAEFSDSWNGKPVTYYVEKRRADDALRSMGKTPQMIEYFSKIFGYPYPFPKYAQVCVDDFIFGGMENTSTTLLTDRCLLDERAALDNRSTESLVAHELAHQWFGDLVVIKHWSHAWIKEGMASYSEVLWTDVEYGAQEAAYYRLKEARNYLAEDSGRYRRPIVTHVYREAIELYDRHLYEKGACVYHMIRAELGDELFFKAMQTFVQDNAHATVETVDLLRAIEKASGRNLLFLFDQFVYRGGHPDYKVAYAWDGDSKLAKVTVTQTQAKDGNSKDLFDLKLPIGFGYVEEKSEKVSLKTFTVRVHEREQSFYFPLADKPQFISFDAGNNLLKTVALEYPVPELKAQLKYDSDPLSRIFAAEALAKKGGLEAVKALSKALQNDGFWGVRAEVAKLLGEIKLDQAFDALIKGLKDKSADVRFAVVEALATIKTHESYKALKPLVDEGDASYYVEAAACRAIGGIAGAKLKEKPKEEKVLKLLKWVLENRAGWNEIVRAGAMGGLSQMKTSEEALDLILNYTDLGVPQPLRLAAIRALGAISTGQDAVNLQRILERLSVLARESFFLTQVSVVVALGQMETIKAIGILQFLADQTADGRVQRIAEEAIAKVQKNAGADKAVKQLREEVDELKKENQELKSRLESLEAKAAK; via the coding sequence ATGTTGCAGTCATACTTTGATGTTGAGTCTAATGGTCACAAGTCTTTTGAGTTACCGGGTGCTCGTCCGCATTATAACCCTGACCGGCCCGGACAGGTTGAGCATATTTTTTTAGATTTGATTTTGAATATTCCTGAGAAAAGTTTTGAGGGAGTTTGCAGTATTCGTTTGAAGCCGGTGCGAAGTGGTATTGATTTTTTGACTTTGGATGCGGTGAATTTGCAGATAAATTCGGTAAAGTTGGCTGGTGATGAACAACAGTTTGATTATGATGGGGAAAAGTTAGAAATTAAGTTATCTTCGTCTACGGTGGCGGGGGATTCTATTACTTTGGATATTGTTTATGGGGTAGAAAATCCTCAGCGCGGTCTTTATTTTGTTGGCCCTACTAAGCATTACCCGGATAAGCCGGTGCAGGTTTGGACTCAGGGTGAGGATGAGGATTCTCGTTTCTGGTTTCCTTGTTTTGATTATCCAGGTCAGTTGGCTACTTCGGAAATTCGGGTGCGGGTTCCTAAGCAGTTTTTGGCTATTTCTAATGGGGAGTTGATTTCTTGTGAGGAGGCCGGTGCGGATAAAATTTATCACTGGTTACAGAAAGAAGTTCACCCTACTTATTTGATGACTCTGGCGGTGGGTGATTTTGCGGAGTTTTCTGATAGTTGGAATGGTAAGCCGGTTACTTATTATGTGGAGAAACGGCGGGCTGATGATGCTTTGCGGAGTATGGGCAAAACTCCGCAGATGATTGAGTATTTTAGTAAAATTTTCGGTTATCCTTATCCTTTCCCGAAATACGCGCAAGTTTGTGTGGATGATTTTATTTTTGGGGGGATGGAAAATACTTCTACAACTTTGTTGACTGACCGTTGTTTGTTAGATGAAAGGGCGGCTTTAGATAATCGTTCTACGGAAAGTTTGGTGGCGCATGAATTGGCGCATCAATGGTTTGGGGATTTGGTGGTGATTAAGCATTGGTCTCATGCTTGGATTAAGGAGGGTATGGCTTCTTATTCTGAGGTTTTGTGGACTGATGTTGAGTATGGGGCTCAGGAGGCGGCTTATTACCGGCTTAAGGAAGCTCGCAATTATTTGGCAGAAGATAGTGGCCGGTATCGGCGCCCAATTGTGACTCATGTTTACCGCGAAGCGATTGAGTTATATGACCGGCATTTGTATGAAAAAGGTGCTTGTGTTTATCACATGATCCGGGCTGAATTGGGCGATGAGTTGTTTTTTAAGGCGATGCAAACTTTCGTCCAAGATAATGCTCATGCAACGGTGGAAACGGTGGATTTGTTGCGGGCTATTGAAAAGGCTTCGGGACGCAATTTGCTGTTTTTGTTTGACCAGTTTGTTTATCGCGGTGGTCATCCTGATTATAAGGTGGCTTATGCTTGGGATGGGGATAGTAAATTGGCGAAAGTTACTGTTACTCAAACTCAGGCAAAGGATGGTAATAGTAAGGATTTGTTTGATTTAAAGCTTCCGATTGGTTTTGGTTATGTTGAAGAAAAATCGGAAAAGGTGAGTTTGAAAACGTTTACGGTGCGGGTGCATGAACGGGAACAAAGTTTTTATTTTCCGTTGGCAGATAAGCCGCAGTTTATTAGTTTTGATGCGGGGAATAATTTGTTAAAAACTGTGGCGCTGGAGTATCCGGTGCCGGAGTTGAAGGCTCAGTTAAAGTATGATTCTGATCCGCTTTCTCGAATTTTTGCGGCGGAAGCTTTGGCAAAAAAAGGTGGTTTGGAGGCGGTGAAGGCTTTGTCTAAGGCTCTGCAAAATGATGGTTTTTGGGGTGTGCGTGCAGAGGTGGCTAAGCTGTTAGGTGAAATTAAGTTGGATCAGGCTTTTGATGCTTTGATAAAGGGGTTAAAGGATAAGAGTGCTGATGTGCGTTTTGCTGTGGTGGAGGCTTTGGCTACTATTAAGACGCATGAGAGTTATAAGGCTTTGAAACCTTTGGTGGATGAGGGGGATGCTAGTTATTATGTGGAGGCTGCTGCTTGTCGTGCGATTGGGGGAATTGCTGGGGCTAAGTTGAAGGAGAAGCCGAAGGAAGAAAAGGTTTTGAAGTTGTTAAAATGGGTGCTGGAAAATCGGGCCGGTTGGAATGAGATTGTGCGGGCCGGTGCGATGGGGGGTTTGAGTCAAATGAAAACGTCGGAGGAGGCGTTGGATTTGATTTTAAATTATACGGATTTGGGTGTTCCGCAGCCTCTACGTTTGGCGGCGATTCGTGCTTTGGGGGCGATTTCTACTGGGCAGGATGCTGTTAATTTGCAGCGCATTTTGGAGCGTTTAAGTGTGTTGGCGCGGGAGTCGTTTTTCTTAACTCAGGTTTCGGTGGTTGTGGCACTTGGGCAAATGGAAACGATTAAGGCTATCGGAATTTTGCAGTTTTTGGCGGATCAAACGGCTGATGGTCGAGTGCAGCGGATTGCTGAGGAGGCGATTGCTAAGGTGCAAAAAAATGCCGGTGCTGATAAGGCGGTCAAGCAGTTACGCGAGGAGGTGGATGAGCTTAAGAAGGAAAATCAGGAGTTAAAGAGCCGGTTGGAGTCTTTGGAGGCGAAGGCGGCTAAGTAA
- the gshB gene encoding glutathione synthase, with protein sequence MKFAFILDPIESLDPGHDSTVAMMEAAQQLGHEVLICQPQHLSVVEGKAQATLQSVKLTPLELGEQGWLRIPNWYEIGERQPFFLEEMDAIFMRKDPPVNVPYLYSTYILDYIDPTKTLVMNAPQGLRAANEKMYALQFKNVIPETIVSHSKTVIRHFLEAKGKAVLKPLGGKAGEGILFLQDGDPNFNSIIEISTQNSLVPVMVQEYLPAAKEGDKRIILLDGQPLGAINRIPTGSEFRGNMAVGGRVAATEITEREYQICAEVAPKLREDGLYFVGLDVIGGYLTEVNVTSPTGIREIDRFSNTRLGVQVIEWVEKNAPSKN encoded by the coding sequence GTGAAATTTGCCTTTATTCTTGACCCAATTGAGAGCCTTGATCCGGGCCATGATAGCACCGTAGCAATGATGGAAGCAGCCCAACAATTAGGTCACGAAGTTTTAATCTGCCAACCCCAGCATTTAAGCGTAGTGGAAGGCAAAGCACAAGCAACATTACAAAGCGTTAAATTAACTCCTTTAGAACTAGGCGAACAAGGCTGGCTTAGAATTCCAAACTGGTATGAAATTGGCGAACGTCAGCCATTTTTCCTAGAAGAAATGGATGCAATTTTTATGCGAAAAGACCCGCCGGTGAATGTTCCTTATCTTTATTCAACCTACATTTTAGATTATATTGATCCGACAAAAACTTTGGTGATGAATGCCCCCCAAGGACTGCGGGCCGCCAATGAAAAAATGTATGCTTTACAGTTTAAAAATGTCATCCCTGAAACCATTGTTAGTCACAGTAAAACAGTAATTCGGCACTTTTTAGAAGCCAAAGGAAAAGCCGTTTTAAAACCCTTGGGAGGAAAAGCCGGCGAGGGAATTTTATTTTTACAAGACGGCGATCCAAACTTTAACTCCATCATCGAAATTAGCACCCAAAATAGTTTAGTGCCGGTGATGGTACAAGAATATTTACCGGCAGCCAAAGAAGGAGATAAACGCATTATTTTGCTAGACGGACAACCCCTCGGTGCCATTAATCGCATTCCCACCGGCAGCGAATTTCGCGGCAATATGGCAGTAGGTGGTCGAGTTGCGGCAACAGAAATCACCGAAAGAGAGTATCAAATTTGTGCCGAAGTTGCCCCGAAACTCCGCGAAGATGGCTTATATTTTGTCGGTTTAGATGTCATCGGCGGCTACCTCACAGAAGTGAATGTAACTAGCCCCACCGGCATCCGCGAAATTGACAGATTTAGCAATACTCGTTTAGGAGTTCAAGTCATAGAATGGGTAGAAAAAAATGCCCCTTCTAAAAACTAA
- the grxC gene encoding glutaredoxin 3, which translates to MAATVEIYTWQTCPFCIRAKNLLKTKGVEFTEYSIDGDEPARAKMAVRANGRRSVPQIFINDQHIGGCDDIHALEAAGKLDPLLA; encoded by the coding sequence ATGGCCGCTACAGTAGAAATTTATACCTGGCAAACTTGCCCGTTTTGCATTAGGGCCAAAAATTTGCTCAAAACCAAGGGCGTAGAGTTTACAGAATACAGCATTGATGGTGATGAACCGGCCCGCGCCAAAATGGCCGTCCGCGCCAATGGCCGCCGGTCTGTTCCCCAAATTTTTATCAACGACCAACACATCGGCGGTTGTGATGATATTCACGCCCTAGAGGCTGCCGGTAAGCTTGACCCTCTGCTTGCCTAA